The sequence below is a genomic window from Lytechinus variegatus isolate NC3 chromosome 3, Lvar_3.0, whole genome shotgun sequence.
TTATTTTTGTAGTCTGTGCACCTGATGAGTATATACCCGATTTGGAAAATTCTACACGTTTCCTTCCTATTACCACACTCCTTCATAAATATCAATTAGCGATGAATAAATTAATGAGGGATGATATTGACGTTGAAGCCATAATGCATTGAAATACCTTATTATATAAAAGTTctttaaaatatagttttgctctagaaataaaagaattcCCACTCGTTCGCGACGCTTTTTCGCGCATAATATTGAAACGCCCTGAAAGGATAAAACACAGACCGTCCCTAGTCAGTCTTATTCCCCTTTCCTATAACGAAATAACATGCTCTGTGTGTAGCATGCAATTTCTGAAATACGTATTCAACAGTTTGAATATGTGATTTTTAATTAGCTCAGTCGCTATGTTCGATCCCTCGAAGACAAAACTTATTTATCGCTATAGACCTGAAAGGGGATGATATTACAGACTTTTAATTTCAGCTGCCATAATAAGAACTATATATTCCCTTGGTGCTCAAGATATAATACTAATGTCACATATTTCTTAAGCCCACAGAAGagcccctcccccatcccccggtaaaaaaataaatattttggacCACGTATTTGGCATTCTAAAAGAATGTAAAATAGTTTAAAAGTATACAGTACTTTAGGTATGACAATTAGATAATACTGCTTGCGTAAGTTCTGTACTTTGGATACTAAATTGCACATTTTAGATATGGAATTATCAAGCTATATGGGACCAATTTTTCTTATGGTCGTCCTCCCGGCATTGGATTTTAGGCTCACGAAACGTTTTCCACGTTGCGATAAAGATTGTAGTTCGTTTAAATCCGTGCATGTTAAATGCTTTCCGTAACCTACATGCGTCGCGTCTACTTCCTCCAACAATAAAGCCACCAGCATGCATTAACGAGACTCCGCATCGGTAGGCAAGTATTCCTGCATAGGCATCATCTATAGGGATCAACCTTGTGGTCTCTGACATACTAGACATCTTCTGCACCGTGGTAGCAGACATGATATAGCCACCTCCAGAGAAGTACGGCAGAAAATACTTGAATGGATAGACTTCCCTGTGGATTTGGTATTTGGAGGGCGTTCTGATGGCGGGGCTCATTGTCATAAGGTTCCCCATGAAAAGATTTTGCGATCTGAATACTGGGAGTTGGTTGAGATAGCCGGTCATATGCTCAAAATTGACTAACATATCATCATCTCCTTTGTAGACGAACTTCGCTGATGAACATTCACTTGACGCCCAACGTAGGCCTAAAATGACCTTCAAAGTTAGATTATGGAACGATTCTACAAAATTTGCTTGCAGAATATCCCCAAAGTTGTCGGACTCCTTCTGAACGAGGTCAACGGTTCCTGGTGTCTCTACTGCAGCTCTACCGAGAACAAATAACACCCGTACTTTCACTGCTTTGGTATAGTCTGGACTACCCCAGGTAACTCGTATGGCACTTCTGAGATTTGCATTGTGAGGATGTGTGCTCACTAACGCTAGTAATGTGATGTCCTTATCTTTGCAAAATGATTTTGGCGTGTGGATGAACTGGAAAACGTTGCTAAAGTACTGGCGATGATCAACATTTTTAGTCCACCATTTAATTTCAGTGGCATTTGGAACAGGACTGGGACAGTTCATCCTGTCTGTGTGGTTTCTCCAAGCACCATGCATCAGCTTCGGGGTGTTAAAGTCACCTAGGGTGAGAGTGTCTCGCAAGTCACAGTAGTTTGCTTCTCCACCTGATTTGTGGAATTCTTCATGATAACGTGGCTCTGCTTTGAGTTGGTTTGTGACGATGCCTACCATAACATCACTCGCTGGAAAGACATTTACCTCTTTGTTGAATTGCACAGCCCTAGGGTGAACCTGTCTAATAAAAGGTAGAGACATGACAAAACCGGCTCCCCCTACACAATAATTTGGATATGTTTCTTTCGGGAACACAGATTCGGGTACATAATCCCACTTGACAGCATTTCGCTCCACTTTGGCTAGTTTCTTGACCCTGCCAATGGAGAACGTTCTAAATGGTTTAGGCGTAACCAGTTTTAGGCGTGCTACCACATGATGAAAGTTGATAAAGAGCTCGTCATGAGCAAAGAGCACGAATTTAACATGGGTGCAGTAGTTGAGTGTCCAGCCCATCATGGAGAGAAGGACTTTGGATGATGGTCGGAATGTACTCAGTGAATCCCCAGCAACGCTATGGATAATATCATTATGAATAGCTGCTTCTTTCTTCAATCCTTTCATTACTTCTGGTCTTGGACTGACCCCAGGGGTTACGAAAATAACAGCCACACGCGGACCATCACCGTGTGATGAATTCCTCGCCCATGTCTCTCTTATCGCCTGTCTCTGCTCGAAATGTGGCGGTAAGGAATGGACAAGGGTAAGAAGAAAGATTCCCCTTCCAGAATCCGGACATCCTCCAGCAGGCATCAGATCAAAGTTTTGTGATACTTCTGCCACAGGTACCCCCTCGATATCCACTTCTAAACCTTCATTGTAATCATGGCGTCTTTGGCGCGCCAACTCTTCTCCATCCTCTACCATCTTCTGTCGCGCATCGTCACTGTCGTCATGAAAACCTTCAAAGCTTACATTTCCAGCAATTACACGAGCTGGAGCAGCAGTGTACTCCTTCCTGATGACAGTGTAACCAAGTGGGTAGTGATCAGGTGCTTTGCTCTCTGGAATTAAGTACACCAGTACGAGGAAGGTTCGGCAACACGAGATGAAGCAGCATGCTGCAATGATGTTTCTAATGAGTCCGTCCCCCATTGTACTTTGGTCCCCTTCGGTGTTTCATCAGCTGGTAGCACAACAAGCTAGCATCGTTGCATTTATTGCTCCTTCGACAAGCCCTGAAGGAAAAacgaagggaaagaaagaagataaaTCTTCACACCTAatacataaaatatgattttcatgttTCTAACCGAGAAGATAAAAGCTAAAATCAATATGACACATATGGTTTTGTATCACTAGGAGTAGGACCCATAtaagtacaataaaaaaaatgcttttacaTGTTTGATGTATACGATTTAAATCAtgcataacatacatgtatgtcatattTTGTTAGTAGGGCTAACGGAAGTAAATGGACACAGTTAAACACGAGAACAAAATCAACCTACTCAAATTTGATCACATCGAATCAAATTCTTCCCTTGTTAGATATGTAAAATGCTTGCTGCTTCTGAAAGTCTTCATAGAATTACTCTCTAAGTCCACTTGTCGTTTTGATCCTATCTTGGTGTAGAAAGAGTGACATACTGACCTGTAATGTAGGTGGCGATTAACAATTTCGACTTAATTGCAAACGTCCAAATTAAATTCCattacagaaataaaataacGGTACTGCTTTTATACaagatataattttctgtaaCACTATATAGAACTTGAGATTATTGGAGACGTAGCACCAGATAGGGATACTCCAAAAACTCAAACACCTTTGAGAATAATATCAGTATCATGGCTATACGTGCAGTCCGACCAGACCATTCTTTCTTTATCAATATCGGTGATTGTCTGATATCACTGTGGCTTCATTCTTGGTTTTATCGTTGTTTGTCAACACCGGTTGCCAAGTACGGTAATTCATTCACAGTTTGTCTGTCTATTGTgccaaaaaagagaaagaaagaaaaaactcGCCATTTTGTAGCAGAGTAAATACTATATAGGCGCAgtacttttaaaaatgttatcatTCAATAACTATCAATAATCAAGTGGAActtcaaaaaaatcaaagttcattaCTTTAATCATGCGTACAAGATTGACTATTGTAGACTGTGATTACTCACTCTATATGACGGATGTAAGGGGTTTAAAGTTTAAGGGTTTACCCCTACCCCTCTAAGGCTCCTATAGCAACTgatacaagggggggggggaggtgcactagcgtacctatacggggggggcagtctgcccccctgacgagccataacccatgcaagggatgtatccctgccccctccctgacgagcttgaagaacttttgttttgcttgtcaaatttttgggcggacgaatttgcccccccgtgaaaaatcctaggtacgccactgtataCGCCACTGGGGAGGTGGTAAATGTCAACAACCCCTGCACTGCGTACGAGTGTCGCGCACagtacagatgggggaggggttaaGGGTAGGATACTTCACATCAATAATTTTGGTAAAACcctctatacagtgcgtatcaaaaaaagtttacacttagataaaatcatacatttgtaattctgaactactactactactactactactactactactactactactactactactactactactactactactactactactactactaccggGCCTACTACCGGGCCTACTACTGGGCTATATACTATAtactgctactatactactactatatactatactactactactatactactactactactaccggGCCTACTACTGGGCTACTATATACTGCTACTATATTACAACTCTTTTTACACATACGTCTGATTATTACGATAAAACTATTTTAATACTGGTCATGCTGAATTGTTTTTCTCACTTCAGAGTATCACCTTGAATGAATTTATTCACTATGACAAGTATACTTTGGAATACTAGGCCAAAGCGAAATAAGGCGAACACTTTCATCgtgaaattctaaaaaaaaaattaactctTACTATCGTGTATATTCaatctaaaaattatttttattacaaatgaaatcaatgaaGGCCTACTTACGTAATGATTTTGCACTAAATTGGTTTGTTAGAACCGGCGTCGTACTTTCTAAAAACAGAATATATTTAACCGCCTGCACACCCCCTGCACGTACCTTATGTTAAAATGTACGTATATACGTGTACAGAAACACTCCTGTTATTTAGGGGAATCAATTTGAATAACAATAAGAACGGGGTTGTGTAACGCTTTTGTTAACTCGACCTTTACCAAGAGTGGTATATGAATTAACCCCTTTATTCAAGTGGCAGACTGACTGGGAATGTTCGGGGAGGGGCAAGCTAATTGTATAAGAAAATAGTTAAAGTGTACTCTGTGTAGTGTATATACTAGCAGTATTAAATCTTCTgctaatgaataattttgatGTGTATGTGACTAAAATAAAAAGCAAGCAGAATTGATTCATagcataataaaattattttcaagctCCTTCTCCTTGTCTATAAAATCATCCATGGTCTCGCCCCATCCTACCTTCAAAATCTTATCTCTCTCTGTCCCTCATCCTCTGCACCTCAACGTCTCCGATCTTCGACTATCTCTAGGACCCCGCACTTTTACCCGTTACGGCGATCATGCTTTTTCTGCTCTTGCCCCTAAACTCTGGAACAATCTCCCCATCTCCATCCGTAATGCATCAACCGTCGAATCTTTCAAAACACTCCTCAAATCTTTCCTCATTAAGCAGTCCTCTTGATTCCATATCCTGTTTTCCCTCACTGTATTTTGCtatttcttatttctctttccAATGCGCTTAGAAACTGTTGTATAtaatgcgctatataaatgttaattattattaattgtttGATATACGGTCTGGTCTGATCgaaaactgatggtagacgaaataATGTAAGACCATGTGCATGGTGAGTGGCAGAGGCTTcgattcggggggggggggcagggggcgatcgaTCGCCCCATCAACGAATATATGGGGGGAGCATAGCCCCCCCCCTAATTCCGTAAgtgcaaaaagaaaataatactatATAAAGTTACACATGCAGAAATTGGCAAATTAACCAAATAcagtataattttcttttttttacatctaaaGTACCATACAATGTTCTAATTTTCCGCGCGCACCGCACGGCAAATTATCCCATCTATCATTGGAACTTCTGTTAAGGTGCATTTACGCAGGTATTTCAATATGTAGGCATTCTTTTTGgccaatgaataaataagaaaatggcGGATTAAGGCGGATTCAGATGAGttaatataaacaaatttatcGCTCTCATAAGGCTTGTTAGATGTATAAATAAGATAATAACGAATTCCTAATAATTGCATTGCCCCTTTTTTCAAATGGAATATCGACGAGTTCATCTCAAGTTTAGGAAAAAAATAGGAAGgtagtcattattttttttatattatgacaacacttagtaagcacaacctttacctttttttgtgtgccagctggatctgaggacataactgaatctgaaaagtttatatcagacatctccagcattttttcccACTAAGGttgtatcatttaaagttggtttacatttcatttttcatttaataattgtttctccacacttttcccaagcttgacaatgattaacaaattgaaaatcaagcctaagccatttcatgtaaatcacagctcagtttaaagcaaatatcgtcacgatggccttgatgtgtgggggagtggggtggggcgcaacgcactctttgaagtgtttttggcaaggaaacaactaataaaaggtaaaagatatcatcaaatcaattttactagctaacattccacgtgttcttcatgattaaggtctacttttattcgcataactattttaaagttctgcgcaaatcatttttcactaacttttaaaaagtaaatggtgctcactcaagcggaaatatttttcgacagttatatcgtcatttttttaaatggatctgtataaatattaaaatgttgaaaaattttcaggatattacaaatatataattttataggattttttctaagtgtaaactttttttgatacgcactgtatatatatatatatatatatatggggaaggcggggtaagttgagcataggggcaagttgagccaccagctccaggccaataatgaatgagtcagacattgtgtggtgtcatgtattgatgacccatagcataacccctaaccccaccatattgttttcaactttgaaacaaaaagtatttttttagagggaaaaatatgaatttcagctaaaaaagtaaaaaagagtgtgaaatagataagtgctttataaacacacacgtctttcaatataataaagacatgataacaacattattagtccaggtacggatcttcattcttgtcatagtcttttatatgatggatgcataataaatgtgtggatacaaaattatcgcactaagttcggactggggtaagttgagccaaacagcatggggcaagttgagccatggtaattcctatggtaatgtatcttaaaaaacaaacaaaccataaaaatcgattgaaatgctggctgaaaggagcaaatttacataactgctcttttccttttataggatgttagtatttatagagaattagcaagtgaaaagactttaaacaaaaaattgacatgctggttctcccctcatacattttgtacatagtttttgtggctcaacttaccccagaaggtggctcaaacttaccccatatatggggcaagttgagccatttgacatcgtttttttcaaaggtcacaatgactttcagtgtggggatagaaagttatatataggtggaaaatatttcagaagaattaaatttcaaggcaaggtacttatttcgacaagattattaatcatatcaattctaacatgcaaaaagcaaaaactgtcacaacttaccccgccttcccctatatatgaagagctcacttgtataaggggttaggtccattttttatcaaaattttatttttatgtctcaatgtatagatttttagtagccaaaaataaaaaaaaatctttcccaGGGGCCTGTCGTACTTGGCCCCAGCAATGTTTGATCTtttgtataaatataaaaaaaggtttgaaatattgcattttcGTTCAATACGAAGCTAGTTGATTATgatctttaaaaatgaattgtcaTACGCCATTGGATATAGTAAGGACGAGCTTTATAGATAATGTCCAGTCGGGTGTTCATACCATGCACACTTCAAAATGGGTTATTATACTGAGTCTTGAAATGAATCCATGACCCGATATTGGGATATCCCACAGTTGTAAACCCTTTTTCTTGCATGATGTCGTGATATTATTCAGGAGCCggggaacggttttcaaagtggggggggggggggctgaccatgcaaaaatatcacaatcttatggtcatttttacgttatGTACAcgctttttgaaaaaagtgggggggaggggctgaatttttatcaaaatttcaacttCTTTCACAGGTAGAAAACTTGTTCATTTTTGTCTGTCATCATTCTATCTTCTAAGCTCTAGATCTATTCATTAAATCcataaatattgtttaaaaaagaagGTTTTCAATTCTAGGATTAGGAATCACCATTCCACTACCGAAAATATAAAGGAGAAGCAGTGGCACTGGTGTAACAGCTTCATGGCTATAGATAGCGCTCTCGGAGCTGTCCAGAGTCGACAGCAAATTTTGGCGTGTGCCGTTGCTATGCGGCACGTACATATACTACAGCTCGAGTGTTATCGTATAGCATACGATAGCTATCTGAGTGAGAGTACGGTACTTCGAGGCCAAGATCTTGATAGAAGAATTGTTTCTCAATAATTTTATGGTGAACGTCCGTATGCAGTGAGTTCTCATCATGGTTAGAATGAAAAATGCATCCAAGTAAACGGTAATTACGGAATATTGAACTAAGGAAAACGTTAATGGTAATTTAGCTTGGCACTACTAACCGGGGAATAGGGAAAAAATAGCCCACCGTACCGTTTAAACCGTACCGTAACGTTACTCAGCTGTTCAGTCCCACGTGTAAGAAAATTGGTTAGGGGCCTAGATTGAATATGAATGTATTCTAATTTTAGTCCACAAAAGTTTTTCGTTGtcgatgccaagttcaaagaccagctatgcgtgagattttctgtgaatctgagtgagatcacagacattgtgtacaaattTGGgaataggctgtgatagttgcgtgagaccgAGATTTAAACTTAaagggatgaacaagagtccaaaatgcttgagacTGAGAAGTGAGAGTGAGACTCGCGCATAAAAAtgtgtgagacttggtagctctgattATATTGATATTCCTATTAATTCTTATGAGTAAGTGTTCCGAAAATCTTGTGACAATGTGAAAGAAATAGATCTAACATTATATGATATTCTTGGAAAAACCATCGGACAGTCATTTTCGAGTCAAATTTCACTTTCATATTGAACAAAACAATGGTGCCTCATGAGTTggatattcttttcaatgaTAATTGTACCCAGTTGTTGGGTGCTGGACAGGTTGTGTATCCGGACAGTCGATTTTAGACAGCAAATTGAAAAAGTTCACAATTCAAATCTCTTGAACATTTTAGCGCAAAATGTTAGACAATATAATATAGAGAACAAATATTGATGATTAGCACCAATCAATGCACAGTTTTTGtttaatccaaagacaaaaaagaagactTCATTTTTGTTAGGTGTCCGGACACCCCATCCCCCATCCTTACTAAAgttcacctgtcaagtgccgacaccaatcaagtgtgctagtcaatttaaacatatcaggtttcata
It includes:
- the LOC121410532 gene encoding uncharacterized protein LOC121410532 encodes the protein MGDGLIRNIIAACCFISCCRTFLVLVYLIPESKAPDHYPLGYTVIRKEYTAAPARVIAGNVSFEGFHDDSDDARQKMVEDGEELARQRRHDYNEGLEVDIEGVPVAEVSQNFDLMPAGGCPDSGRGIFLLTLVHSLPPHFEQRQAIRETWARNSSHGDGPRVAVIFVTPGVSPRPEVMKGLKKEAAIHNDIIHSVAGDSLSTFRPSSKVLLSMMGWTLNYCTHVKFVLFAHDELFINFHHVVARLKLVTPKPFRTFSIGRVKKLAKVERNAVKWDYVPESVFPKETYPNYCVGGAGFVMSLPFIRQVHPRAVQFNKEVNVFPASDVMVGIVTNQLKAEPRYHEEFHKSGGEANYCDLRDTLTLGDFNTPKLMHGAWRNHTDRMNCPSPVPNATEIKWWTKNVDHRQYFSNVFQFIHTPKSFCKDKDITLLALVSTHPHNANLRSAIRVTWGSPDYTKAVKVRVLFVLGRAAVETPGTVDLVQKESDNFGDILQANFVESFHNLTLKVILGLRWASSECSSAKFVYKGDDDMLVNFEHMTGYLNQLPVFRSQNLFMGNLMTMSPAIRTPSKYQIHREVYPFKYFLPYFSGGGYIMSATTVQKMSSMSETTRLIPIDDAYAGILAYRCGVSLMHAGGFIVGGSRRDACRLRKAFNMHGFKRTTIFIATWKTFREPKIQCREDDHKKNWSHIA